The region CCATTTGAGGCTACGATTGAAGCACGACGCCATGGCTGTTCAACAGGTAAGTCGATTCGCACTTTTCACACGTCGCTACGCCATCGTGGAAAGTCAATTTCGCTTCGGCGCAGCGACACATCCACCCAGTTTGCTTTGCGGGAACTCCCGTGACTAAAGCAAAGTCAGGAACGTCTTTGGTGATGACCGCCCCAGCACCCACAAACGCATAAGTCCCTATCGTTGCACCACAGACGATGGTGCAATTGGCTCCCAGGGTGGCCCCTTTTTTAATCAGTGTCTTGCGATACTCATTCTTTCGTGAGATCTCGCTTCTTGGATTCACGACGTTCGTGAATACGACAGATGGCCCGCAAAAGACATCATTCTCAATCGTTACACCATCGTAGACAGAAACGTTGTTCTGTATCTTGACTCTGTCGCCGATCTTCACGCTGTCGCTTACAAAAACGTTCTGGCCCAAAGAGCAGTTCTCGCCGATTTCAGCGTTGGGCATGACATGGGAGAAGTGCCAAATCTTTGTGCCTCTTCCAATTTTTGCTCCGTCATCAATGCATGATGTGTTGTGAGCGTAGTAGTCGCCATTCATGGCATTGATCGTGTTTTACTTAAGAGGCAACGATGGGATGAACAACTTCGTCCGGCTTTGATACTTTTTGGTGACGAATACTGTGCACTAACTCAATCCCAGGGCGAGCATCGTCAAGGCCGTAGCCTTCGCCATCGAGTACGCCTTGATAGACTCGCGTATGAAGGTCGGTAAATCCAGAGGATAAGTCAATTTCATTGCCATCAACGGTAATTGAGCGATAGGCATACTTGCCTGCCTCCACATGTCCGGCAGGAAGATCGCGTTGATCAACCGATAAAAACCATCGTACGGTGGCAGACTTGAGTCGAAGTACCCCAGACATGCGATTGGGCTCTGCGACATGCACATCAATTGTTTCTGCTTTGCCGAAAACCCACATCAGGAAGTCAAAGAAGTGGATTCCGATATTCATGGCCAAGCCACCAGAGCGTTCTTCGGTTCCTTTCCAGGAAGAATGATACCATGCTCCTCGGCGGGTCACGTAGGTCAAGCAAACATCATGCACTTGGGAGTTCTCTTCGCTTTGAATTTGATCGCGAAGTTCAACGACCGCCGGATGGTATCGAAGCTGAAGGACTGTATTGACTTTACAGCCAAATTCGTCTTCTAGACCCTGAAGTGCATCAAGGTTCCAGGGATTGATCACCAACGGTTTTTCGCAAATGGCATGGGCATGTATTCGCAAAGCCATGCGAACATGGGCATCGTGTAAGTAATTCGGAGAGCAAATAGAAACGTATTTTGCGGGTTCCTGATTTGTTTCGCGACGGAGTTTTTCAAGGTACCGATCGAACCGTTCGATCTCAGTAAAAAAGCGAGCTTGGGGGAAATAGCTGTCCAGGACACCGACAGAATCGTGCGGATCGACCGCGGCCAAAAGCTTTCCGCCGACCGCCTTAATGGCTGCGAGGTGTCGAGGTGCCACGAAACCAGCAGCACCGATCAATGCGAACGTTGGCGTACTGTCACTCATAGGAAGCCTTGTTGGCGAAGCGTCGACTGAAAATCGTCTAATGTGAATTGATCTATGGATACTACCGAAAAGACGAGTCGTGTTAATGTGATGGATACGACAGTGTGCTTACCGGGATCCTACGGCTATAGAGAGTGGCTGATCATAGCCAAGCAAATTCAGCTCCTCAATCGCTCGCCGCGGAAGTCATTAAATCTTCATCTTCGTAGCCACCGGAAGTACTGAGCTCTTAACTTTCCTCGCCTCAAAACTCACGATTTCTTCATGCGGGCTTAATGTGATTCACGTCGACTCGAGAACAATTGGCATTTTGGAAAGGGGCGATTAACGTCGACGGTATAAACTCCGAACTACGCGGTTGATGCGTAGGCACTGCTGAGTGAATTATCCCAAGTGTGCCACGATGTTTCAGGGACAGTTGAGCATATTCCTTGTTGTGCAGTTCTCATCGCGGCACC is a window of Bremerella sp. TYQ1 DNA encoding:
- a CDS encoding Gfo/Idh/MocA family oxidoreductase → MSDSTPTFALIGAAGFVAPRHLAAIKAVGGKLLAAVDPHDSVGVLDSYFPQARFFTEIERFDRYLEKLRRETNQEPAKYVSICSPNYLHDAHVRMALRIHAHAICEKPLVINPWNLDALQGLEDEFGCKVNTVLQLRYHPAVVELRDQIQSEENSQVHDVCLTYVTRRGAWYHSSWKGTEERSGGLAMNIGIHFFDFLMWVFGKAETIDVHVAEPNRMSGVLRLKSATVRWFLSVDQRDLPAGHVEAGKYAYRSITVDGNEIDLSSGFTDLHTRVYQGVLDGEGYGLDDARPGIELVHSIRHQKVSKPDEVVHPIVAS
- a CDS encoding acyltransferase codes for the protein MPNAEIGENCSLGQNVFVSDSVKIGDRVKIQNNVSVYDGVTIENDVFCGPSVVFTNVVNPRSEISRKNEYRKTLIKKGATLGANCTIVCGATIGTYAFVGAGAVITKDVPDFALVTGVPAKQTGWMCRCAEAKLTFHDGVATCEKCESTYLLNSHGVVLQS